The Methanocella arvoryzae MRE50 genome includes a region encoding these proteins:
- a CDS encoding phenylacetate--CoA ligase family protein yields MLRPDNKYWNRELETMRPEERDQRILKQIKYQLNYVYNNIPFYRRLYDAKGFKPEMVKTLADFTKKVPIIKKSMLRESQAMYPPFGDYWGGKDVYRIHGSSGTTGIPTLYAISKKDWDHISDVQAMCYYSTGIRSHDTVQVSMLLSLFMGGWGAVLASERIGARTFPIGAGNTEQQATLMKILKPSVLTCTPTYAIHLGMVAKEIGIDPREIGVKKGVFLGEPGAGIPSIRRRIEDIWGLKAYDCGSTSEVTPWATNCECEEQAGMHCYTDQVYTEIVSEDDPNEGMAYGEEGGIVYTTLYRESQPMIRFWSGDRSMMTMEKCNCGRTYPRLPKGIFGRLDDMLIIRGVNTFPSAIEEAIRKCENAGAEFRIIVTRPKDMDLVALEVEHRDGLFDGLSETEIKRLKQELISEIANNVKAGCGISTSVEIVSPRTLPVAQLKSKRVVDRRTGVWTDCKP; encoded by the coding sequence ATGCTGAGACCGGATAACAAGTACTGGAACAGAGAACTGGAGACGATGCGCCCGGAAGAGCGCGATCAGAGGATTCTGAAGCAGATCAAATACCAGCTGAACTATGTTTACAATAATATCCCATTCTACAGGAGACTGTATGATGCTAAGGGCTTCAAGCCGGAAATGGTAAAGACCCTCGCCGATTTCACGAAAAAGGTACCCATCATCAAGAAGAGCATGCTCCGGGAAAGCCAGGCAATGTATCCTCCTTTCGGGGATTACTGGGGCGGTAAGGACGTTTACCGGATACACGGCTCATCAGGCACGACAGGAATCCCGACCCTGTATGCGATATCTAAGAAGGACTGGGATCACATCTCCGATGTCCAGGCGATGTGTTATTACAGCACGGGTATCCGGTCGCACGATACCGTGCAGGTATCGATGCTCCTCAGCCTGTTCATGGGCGGATGGGGTGCCGTACTGGCATCCGAGCGCATCGGCGCCAGGACATTCCCGATAGGTGCCGGTAACACAGAGCAGCAGGCTACTTTGATGAAAATTCTGAAGCCCAGCGTACTTACCTGTACTCCCACATATGCGATCCATCTTGGCATGGTGGCCAAAGAAATCGGCATAGACCCTCGTGAGATCGGGGTAAAGAAAGGTGTTTTCCTGGGAGAGCCGGGGGCAGGTATCCCGAGCATCAGGAGACGTATCGAAGATATCTGGGGCTTGAAAGCTTATGACTGCGGCTCTACCTCTGAAGTGACTCCATGGGCAACCAACTGCGAATGCGAGGAGCAGGCAGGTATGCACTGCTACACTGATCAAGTATATACTGAGATCGTAAGCGAGGACGACCCGAACGAAGGGATGGCCTATGGCGAAGAGGGCGGTATCGTGTATACTACCCTGTATCGTGAGTCCCAGCCGATGATCCGGTTCTGGTCAGGCGACAGATCCATGATGACGATGGAGAAGTGCAACTGTGGCAGGACATATCCGCGCCTTCCGAAAGGAATCTTTGGCAGGCTGGATGATATGCTGATCATCAGGGGAGTCAACACATTCCCGAGCGCCATTGAAGAGGCCATCAGGAAGTGCGAAAACGCGGGCGCCGAGTTCAGGATCATCGTGACCAGGCCTAAAGACATGGATCTTGTAGCGCTGGAAGTCGAGCACCGGGATGGCCTGTTCGATGGACTATCAGAAACAGAGATCAAACGTCTTAAACAGGAGCTCATAAGCGAAATCGCAAATAATGTGAAAGCAGGCTGCGGTATCAGCACTTCAGTAGAGATCGTCAGCCCCCGTACTCTGCCCGTGGCTCAGCTAAAAAGCAAGCGAGTCGTAGACCGGCGGACAGGAGTCTGGACTGATTGCAAGCCTTGA
- a CDS encoding 4Fe-4S binding protein → MSAGVKGGKNKWDLPVTPASKPQHGAAGKTGTWRTFKPELEIEACKKCGNCILYCPEACIDDDLNIDYDYCKGCGICANECPSKCIKMKRE, encoded by the coding sequence ATGAGTGCCGGCGTCAAAGGCGGCAAGAACAAGTGGGATCTGCCGGTGACCCCGGCATCGAAGCCGCAGCATGGTGCCGCAGGCAAGACCGGCACCTGGAGGACGTTCAAGCCAGAGCTTGAAATCGAGGCCTGCAAGAAGTGCGGGAACTGTATCCTGTATTGTCCCGAAGCCTGTATCGACGATGATCTGAACATCGACTACGACTACTGCAAGGGCTGCGGTATCTGCGCAAACGAATGTCCCTCCAAGTGTATTAAAATGAAGAGAGAGTGA
- a CDS encoding 2-oxoacid:acceptor oxidoreductase family protein, which translates to MLEIRFHSRGGQGGVTASKLLAQAAFLEGKYSTAFPLYGAERRGAPVTSFTRISEDEIKISSQIYQPDIVVVLDDSILDLVNVTDGLKSGGLLIVNTNHHAKLPQGDFKVATVNVTDIALKMGLVLSGNPILNTPILGALAKLNVVGLDSALAAIKETFSDERNVNAAREAYEKVVMC; encoded by the coding sequence ATGCTGGAAATAAGGTTCCACTCCAGAGGAGGGCAGGGCGGCGTGACCGCATCCAAACTGCTCGCGCAGGCGGCTTTCCTCGAAGGCAAGTACAGTACTGCCTTCCCGCTCTATGGCGCAGAGCGCCGGGGAGCGCCAGTTACGTCCTTCACCCGTATAAGCGAAGATGAGATCAAGATCTCCAGCCAGATTTACCAGCCCGACATCGTCGTGGTGCTGGACGACTCGATCCTCGATCTGGTGAACGTCACAGACGGGCTCAAGTCCGGAGGACTGCTGATTGTTAATACCAACCACCACGCGAAGCTGCCCCAGGGCGACTTCAAGGTGGCTACTGTGAATGTGACAGACATCGCTTTGAAGATGGGGCTGGTCCTGTCAGGCAACCCGATCCTGAACACGCCCATCCTTGGAGCGCTGGCGAAGCTAAACGTGGTCGGCCTGGACTCGGCACTGGCCGCGATCAAGGAAACGTTCAGCGACGAGAGAAACGTGAACGCAGCCAGGGAAGCATACGAGAAGGTGGTCATGTGCTGA
- a CDS encoding transketolase C-terminal domain-containing protein has protein sequence MKKMATGNQAVAYAVKECDVEVVAAYPITPQTEVVETVANFVETGKMKAAYIRVESEHSALAACIGASATGARAFTATSSHGLLYMHEMIHWAAGARLPIVMANVNRSVGPAWNIWAEHTDALSQRDTGWMQFYAATVQEVYDSVIMGYKLAESVYLPCMINLDGFILSHAIQPLDITETGDFLPEINMPHAIDTENPMSYGNLTGPADYFKFRRMIKDDMDLAGRLMKEIEAEFAERFGRKYSAVMEYKTDDAEVVIVGMGTIAREAEMAVDLLRKEGVKAGAVRVRQFRPFPDLSILEGKRVVVLDRDYSPGAGGILAQEIRFRHDVKVFNVIAGIGGQDVTFKDLAAIVRKAKPEGEVWLGVD, from the coding sequence GTGAAGAAGATGGCAACGGGCAACCAGGCGGTTGCCTACGCAGTCAAGGAGTGCGACGTGGAAGTCGTCGCAGCTTACCCAATCACCCCGCAGACGGAAGTGGTCGAGACAGTGGCGAACTTCGTCGAGACCGGCAAGATGAAGGCCGCCTATATCCGGGTCGAAAGCGAGCACTCGGCGCTTGCCGCCTGCATCGGTGCATCCGCCACAGGCGCCAGGGCTTTCACGGCTACCTCGAGCCATGGCCTGCTCTACATGCACGAGATGATCCACTGGGCGGCGGGCGCACGTCTGCCTATAGTCATGGCAAATGTCAACAGGTCTGTCGGCCCGGCCTGGAATATATGGGCTGAGCACACGGACGCCCTGTCCCAGAGAGACACCGGGTGGATGCAGTTCTACGCTGCGACGGTGCAGGAAGTCTACGACTCGGTGATCATGGGCTACAAGCTCGCTGAGTCTGTGTACCTGCCCTGCATGATCAACCTCGACGGGTTTATCCTCAGCCACGCGATCCAGCCGCTGGATATTACCGAAACAGGCGACTTCCTGCCTGAGATTAACATGCCTCACGCGATCGACACTGAAAACCCGATGTCGTATGGCAACCTGACCGGCCCGGCAGACTACTTTAAGTTCCGCCGCATGATCAAGGACGATATGGATCTGGCGGGCAGGCTAATGAAAGAGATCGAGGCAGAGTTCGCAGAGCGGTTCGGGCGCAAATACTCTGCGGTTATGGAGTACAAAACAGACGATGCCGAAGTCGTTATTGTAGGCATGGGCACCATCGCGAGGGAGGCTGAAATGGCCGTGGACCTGCTGCGCAAGGAAGGCGTGAAAGCAGGCGCGGTCAGAGTCAGGCAGTTCAGGCCGTTCCCGGACCTCAGCATTCTTGAGGGCAAGCGTGTTGTTGTGCTGGACCGCGATTACTCCCCGGGCGCCGGTGGTATCCTCGCACAGGAAATCCGGTTCAGGCACGACGTCAAGGTCTTCAACGTAATCGCCGGCATCGGTGGCCAGGACGTCACCTTCAAGGATCTCGCCGCCATCGTAAGGAAGGCCAAACCTGAAGGCGAAGTCTGGCTGGGGGTGGACTAA